CGGAGCCCCCCAGCGACCACGCCCGAGACGATCGGACCACGACAGCGGCCTGAGACAACAGCCCCTTTGCCTCCGTTGAAGACCGTGCTGGGGGACGGCCGGGGGAGGTTCGGCGTAGGCCACGCCGACGCCGATGATGCCGTGGTGACCGGTTCTCGTCAAACAACCGGGTGTTGGCCTCGACTCGCTGAGATCTACGACTCGAGTAGGGCTCTCGCACGCTGGGCGGCCAGTGCGGCGAGCGGTTCCATCGGTTCGGATCCGGCCGCCGGGGGCAGCGGTGGTGGGGGAGGGAGTGGCCGTGGCGGGAGCGCGTACGCCTCGGCGGCGGGAGTTCCGAGGGGCGGGGTGCGGTGCTGGAGCTCCTCCAGCAGCTCGCGCCGGCCGCGCCCGCGCAGCAACAGCAGCACGAACGGGTCCTCGTCCAGCAGCCATGACGCTTGGTAGCACAGCGCGGCGGCGTGCTTGCAGGGGTGCCCCCAGTCGGGGCAGGCGCAGTCGGGCTCGAGGTCGCCGATGCCGGGCAGCAGGGGCACGCCCGCGTCCTCGGCGGCGGTGGCGAGGTCACGGGGCATCTCGTCGTCGAGCAGTGCCGCGATGTGCCCTGACCGGGCGGCGATCTCGTCCAGGAGGCGTTCCCACTGGGTGTTCGTGAGCCGTTCGACGTGGATGACGGCCTGGTGGGGCAGGTCGTGGTCGTCCTGGACGAGTGCGGCGATGCGGCCTGGGCTGATGGTGATCGGGCCGACGCGTCCGGCTCGGGCGTACGCACGGCCCCTGGTCAGCAGGGCCTGGTCGAGTGAGGTGTCCTCGATCGCCCTGATCCAGGCGTGGCCCCACCATGACCGGGCGAACCGTCGGCTCGCGCGCTGCCGGGCGAAGGCGGGGAAGCCGCGGATCCGGTCCTGCCGGCCGTCCGCGGTCATCGGGGGTCCTCGCGCAGCGCGACGAGGTCGGCCAGTTCGTCGTCGGACAGCTCGGACAGCGCCGCCTCGCCGGAGCCGAGCACGGTCTCGGCGAGGTCGCGTTTGCGCCGGAGCATGCCTGCGATCCGGTCCTCGATGGTGCCTTCGGCGATCAGCCGGTGGACCTGGACGGCCCGGGTCTGGCCGATGCGGTGGGCGCGGTCGGTGGCCTGGTCCTCGACGGCCGGGTTCCACCAGCGGTCGTAGTGGATGACGTGGTCGGCGCGGGTGAGGTTGAGCCCGGTGCCGGCCGCGCGCAGTGACAACAGCAGGACGGGGATGTCGCCGTCCTGGAAGCGGCGCACGATCTCCTCACGTCGCGGTACGGGTGTGCCGCCGTGCAGCAGGGTGGCGGGCAGGCCGCGGTGGGTGAGGTGGCCTTCGATGAGGCGTGCCATGGCGACGTACTGGGTGAAGATCAGTACGGTGCCGTCCTCGGTGCGGATCGTGTCCAGGAGCTCATCGAGCAGGTCGAGCTTGCCCGAGCGGCCCGCGAGAAGAGAGCCGGTCTCCTTGAGGTAGTGCGCGGGATGGTTGCAGATCTGCTTCAGGGCGGTGATCAGTTTCATGACGAGTCCCCGTCTGGCCATGCCGGTGCCGGCCCTGATCCGGGTCATGGTCTGGCGTACGGCGGCCTCGTACAGTCCGGCCTGTTCGCGGGTGAGTGAGACGGGCCGGTCGGTCTCGGTCTTGGGTGGCAGTTCGGGCGCGATTCCAGGGTCGGACTTGAGACGGCGCAGCAGGAAGGGCCGGATCAGCCGGGACAGGCGTTCGGGCGTGGCGGTGTCACCGGCCTCGATGGGCTCGGCCCAGCGGGCCGCGAACGCGGTGCGGGTGCCGAGCAGGCCCGGTGTGGTCCAGTCGAGTACGGCCCACAGTTCGGACAGGTTGTTCTCGACGGGTGTGCCGGTGAGCGCGACCCGTGCGGCGGCGGGGATGGTGCGCAGCGCCCTGGCGGTGCCCGAGGCGGGGTTCTTGACGTGTTGTGCCTCGTCGGCGACGAGAAGACCCCAGCGGTGGGCGGCCAGGCGTGCGGCGTCGAGCCGCATCGTGGCGTATGTGGTGAGCACGAATCCCTCGTCGGTGA
Above is a genomic segment from Actinoallomurus bryophytorum containing:
- a CDS encoding SWIM zinc finger family protein, with product MTADGRQDRIRGFPAFARQRASRRFARSWWGHAWIRAIEDTSLDQALLTRGRAYARAGRVGPITISPGRIAALVQDDHDLPHQAVIHVERLTNTQWERLLDEIAARSGHIAALLDDEMPRDLATAAEDAGVPLLPGIGDLEPDCACPDWGHPCKHAAALCYQASWLLDEDPFVLLLLRGRGRRELLEELQHRTPPLGTPAAEAYALPPRPLPPPPPLPPAAGSEPMEPLAALAAQRARALLES